Genomic window (Rosa chinensis cultivar Old Blush chromosome 6, RchiOBHm-V2, whole genome shotgun sequence):
TCCTATCTCAACCTATGAAGACCTCCCACTTTGTAAAGATCTCAAGTCTTCACTCCCACCCTTAAACCCTctccttgaattttttttcaagGCCGTGTCACACACTGAAACGCCGCCACCGCCGCCAGAGAATCCCAAGTTCGGATATTATTGGCTGTCGGCTCCACCAATGCCGAAGGAGCTGACCGACTATGAAGAAGAGGCCTGGAAGCTTGACTCTCTCACCACTCTCAAGACGATAGTTTGTCTTAGAATGATGGAGAAGCCTGACAAAGAAGCGTTCTACAAATCCCTCTTGTGGGTCCACAAAAACCACCCAAAAACCCTAGCTCTGAATGTCATGGTTTTCGGGCTTTAGGTTGGTTCGATGATCTGTTGGAAATTCTCAAAAAGGGTTTTGGAGAAGGATGAGCTAATTATATCAAACTACAGGAGGAGGATATCAAACTATAGGAGCAATCGTTTGGGAAGAAAGtgatgacgatgatgatgaCGAAAAGAAGACCGCAGAAATTGCACCAAAAGATGACATTGCAAAGGCTAGAATTGCAGTTGAGAGGTACCAAAATGACTCAGATTATCGATTCTTACACGATCGGATATCAGACTTGGTTGCAGAGGTGTTGAAATCAGATCTGAGGTTCTTGGCATCAGGTGCAATTAAATCGATAAGCTTCCAAGTTTTGTCCTTCAATTGATTCCCCTTACGACTACGAAACCCTAATCTGTGAAAGCATAGCAAAGAAAATGTTCCCACGCAATAATCATATAGAGTACAAATATGTTGAAGACCCTTATTACACTTACAGGGTTCGTAATCGTTTGGGGGACCAAGTACTAATTCCTCTACGTGAAGCCATAGAGAAGGTGAAGAAGCCATCAATTGAAACCGGAAAAGCATTGATTGCTCTGGAAACATACAGGAAGATATTCGGGCCGGAGTCAAAAGAAGAAGGCGGCAGCATAGTGCTGTTTCATCATTGCATGAAGCTAATCGAGTTCTTTTCACCGAAGGAAAATATGGTCGGCATGTTTGGGAATTTAAGCATTGGCGACTGTTCTAAAAAGCTCCCTCACCAAATAGTGGTTTCCTTATTTAAGAAGGAAAAGGTAAAGGGACGTGGACCACGTGGTAATGAAGCTGCAGAGCTCGAGTGGAAGGGACTACTGCAAGAGTTAACGAACCAAGGCAAGCTCAGGAATTGTGTTACCGTCTGTGACATGAGGTCGAGCATGACAGGGACATTCAAGGAGGCGGCTTGTATCTCAATGGGGTTATTGATTTCGGAGTTGAGTGAAAATCCATGGAAAGGAAAGATCTTCTCCTTCAATGAATTTCCCAAGCTGAATGAGGTTGCAGGAGACGATCTTCAATCCAAATGCGAGTTCATGAGGCAGATGGAATGCACTGAGAAAGTTAACTTCGGCGCTATTTACAATCGGATTTTGCAGATTGCACTCACAGAGAAGCTAAGTAAGGAGCAAATGCCTAAAAGGATTTTCGTCTTCACCTATAGTGATTTTGTCGCGGCCTCCAAAAACAACTGGATGAAGAATACAGGGAAGCATGGGCTAGTTACAGAAAGAGAGGGTTTTCAACTGTGCCGCAAATGGTGTTTTGGAATCTCAGGGACCCGGTTGGGGAGCCGGAGGTATTTGGGAGCCCGGTGAAGAACCAAAATGGGGGGATGATCATGACTGGTTTTTCAAACCTTCTGCTCAAACTGTTCTTCAGAGGAGAGACGGATTCGAGAACGAATGCTGGTCGGAGCCATTCTTTTTATCGTGGTGTTAATGTACTTTCCGTGATGAAATATGTTCCTAATGTAGAGGATGTgattagggatggcaaaaatctccATCGGGTAGGGTACCCTAATGGGGAGAAATTCGGGGAAAATCGGgtaatggggatggggatccccagtattcgaattctgaaatcgggtaaggggcggggatggtattttgatccccatccccatacccacccaataagaattatacgaaatacatatatatatatatttgtttatttattatatatatttttgatattatttataaataaatattatgtAAACTTtatctttttgtcaatatttaaattctgttaataaatattttcaaaaaaagaagaagattcttttaataaaaaatctTTATCAATATGTTAATTTTCCttaattgaaataagaaatttattttattttgatgttcaattttaacttcatattttacaatacATAAttgtttgtataaatttttatataataaattggtAATATTCTTcatggggattggggcgggtatggggacctaatccccaatgggacggggacggggaatccccagtatcttattacggggattggAGAGGGTATGGAGATggagaatgaagtcgggtattTAATCCACTTACCCTACCCtgcccattgccatccctagatgTGATGAACTGTGCAATTTCAAGAGAGGAGTTGAAGAATCTTATTGTGTTGGATTGATGGATGTGATCACATATGTAATCGAGTTTTGTTTAATCAATGAAATAATCTTTcaattaataaatttttttcgGTCAAGGATGAATCGGGTTATGGTATTACAATTGGTTATCACTCTGTATCTTCAGAATAGATTACAATTACAATTACAATTGTATGATGTTCCACCAAATAAAGTATTGGACCATCACCAACCCGTACATGTACAACGGATATGTTCCTTGAAATAGTTCTAGGCTAAGTAACTAGACACTTTATTGTATTCATGACTTATAGTTGTTTTTCTagcttgttgagaatatatctATCCCACATGGGGAAAATGAGACATtgcttatgagtttataagggtttgggtcactccatccattgccaatttgttttggatgtgaaccccaaattattTTATCATGATATCAGAGCAGGTTACTCACGTGTGCATGTCTAACGAACAATTCTTAATGAACTATCTCTTGCGATTaatgcataataactttataattttttaatccaaccattcatgttgtataacgtaatataaagattagctctgtaaaaaatcaatcaaattgaagaccttttagttattcatttctatgaaatacatggacagttcatcatagtagtagtaagtgttgtcaGAACTATCCATTGTTTGATTCATttagataattaaatgatttccaatttgattaattttttacatagatgatctttaaaggatatttaatccaaccattcatgttgtataacgtaatacaaagattagctctgtaaaaaatcaatcaaattgaagaccttttagttattcatttctatgaaatacatggacggttcatcaaaGTAGTAGCacgtgttgttagaaccatccatttgtttgattcaattagataattaaatgatttccgatttgattaattttttacatagatgatctttaaaggataATTTAAGATATACAGTactgttggattataaatttattaagtaaaaatatgttaattgacAACGGGGATGAATATGCACATTCACCCtaagggtgaacctaagaattgttcatgcctaacggccactcGGGCTCCacatcacccaaagttgtccatgTGTACATGCCTTACTTTAtcttgcgtttttttttttttttgaaattgttttcCTAGCTTGTTAAATTAGAAAGCATATATGCAACTTTTACATACTAATACATTTCAATATATTCTAAAAGCATGTATTTTTCCAAACTTTGCAATTAATTCACCTTGTCTCAAATTCGCAtatgaaaaaaaatgagaaagttCCATTCCACTCCCCATGTTAATTGAACGACAAATGCCTAATtcaataaaaaccctaaaaacaaTAGAATTTTTTGCGAGCTCAATTGAATAGATGCTTTGTACTCGTATTGTGTTCACTTTTGGGTGCGTTTGTAATACAAATGTTGTAGTTTAGATACATAGTGAATAAAGTTATTACTTAACCTCAAATCGAAGTGGGGACCAACAATAGTAGCAATGGAAAGGCAGCTCCACCGACTCCCATCATTCGAAATTGCTATTTGTTTGGGTGCAAAATTGTTCCCATCGAAGATTGAGCCATACCTTGgccaaaaaaaatctcaatatgAAGAAGTCTAGGGGACAAGTAATAATTCCTCTACACAAAGCGATAGAATCACAGAAGATGAAGAAGTCTTAATTCAATGGAAACCGGTGAGGCCCTGATTGATTTGACAAAAAATAGGAAGATCTGTAGACCTGAGGGTGACAATGTAAGCAACTTGGTACTGTTAAAgtattacatgaatataatTGACATCCTTTTACCAAAGTAAGATAATTTGAAGTGTTAAAGAATTTGAGAATTGGCGATGGAATTGAACTCCCCACCAAATAATAGATTCCTTGTTGAACAAGGAAAATGGCAGTGATGATGAAAGCACTGGACAACTCGAATGGAGGAGGCTCGTCCAAGAGTTGTCAAACTAGGGCAAGCTAAGGAATTGTGTTGCCGGGTGTGACATTTCATCTAGCATGACAGAGACAGTCAAGGAGACGGCTtgtgtttcaaactttcaactTTAATGGGTTATTGATTTCGGAACTGAGTGCAATTAAATCCATGGAAAGAAAGGGTTGCCTCCTTCAACGAGTTTCCCAACCTGCAAAAGTTGAAGGAGACAATCTTCCATCCAAATGAGAGTTCATGAGGCAGATTAAGAAACTAAATTTTGCAGATTGCCATCACAGAAAAGCTCAGCAACACGAAGATGCCTGAAAGGATTTTTGTTTTCACCTACAATGATTTTGTCACGTCCTCCAAAAACAACTGGGTGCAAGATTACAAAGACGCTTGGGAGAATCAGAAATAGAGAGTATTTCTGTTGGAATTTTATagtatttcaaaatacttgtTGTGTTAGCTAGCATCCCAATCCAACTGAATTCGATCAGCTTTTACATATACATTTCTTTCATGCTGGAATTGAAATGATTATTCAATATTGATTGCCATAGATTGTTTCAGTTACATGAGTTAATGGCAATAATGGTCCGTTACATGATCATTTGAATTCAATCTTGCAATTATTTTCAATTGGACCGTTCAAAAGAAGAGTTCAAACCCATATTCAAAACTTAACTAGTTTGCTATTCTCCTTAATTGCATGAAATGGTCCTATATTGTGTCTGTGTGAATTGGTGCTTGAATGATGTCAGGTACAAGTCTTAATTGTTTCATGATTAATTTCATCTCAAACACTTCTATATATACCCTCCTTGACGAGCTCATCTATAAATGCAAAAACCCAACATAGTTATATCTATATCATGTCTATGTGAGTCTCTTTGCTATGTTCTCTATTTCACCAAAGGAAAGTCTCAAAGTTGTTCTACCAATCCAagtattgtgagtgtacacATACGAGGATCAAAGttgttgtatcctggagggtagggcgccTTAACCTGACACACCAAGACTTAGTCTTTGAGAGGCGGATCTACTCTTAAGGGTAGTGACTACACGCCTCAAACTTAAACTCTTTTTGAATGCTGTGTCATCCGGAAGTATACAAATCCAATAGATAAGTCTTAtaattcttattattttagtctATTCTCACAATAaaatgatcatcatcatcatcatcatcatcatcatcattattatcatcatcattattattattattattattattattattttgactTTGTCAATGGGAACCCAAACGCTTTCTAGGCCAAACATAAACCCCTTTGGctcatgtgaaatgctccaactgtgcattgtaGCACAGTGCCTGGTCACTTTGATAGCTTCAAGGTTCGAACCTatgttggggagcacacccaattaggcaagaaccactagaccATTTGCAGTGGTTATAAATTGatcattattatttgttattaatattttgtatttgtgtgattttgtaGGAGAACCAAATCTGGTGTACACGtagcatccatcgaccaaattttccaacaatcttaagaGTAGATCTATTGATTTATTCAAAAAGAGTAGATCTATTGATAGAATATGTCTCATTAGATATAATGAAATATAGAATATGGTCCGGGCATTCATTTGGAATTCCTACAATCTTTCTTCTAGAATTGTTGAAACCAAGTCCTTTATTTAGTAGCTTTAAACTTAACTATTCCTATAAATTGTTACTTTCTCTTTCTTACTAGGCATCGGTTTGCATAATTAAATTACAAAAGTTGTGGTTACAAAAGTGTTAGTAGATCATGTTAGCATTCTAATGCATTATGCAAGCAAAACTTAGTTTCTTTGCAGCTTGCATGTTTTTCAAAAGCTCATATGCCTTATAATTTCAAACATGTGCTTTTTAAGTAAAATCTCAAAATATGAGGTTTGGTTTATTATTTGCATTCACTTCATTTCTCAATGGCATTGTGGTTGTAACTTGAAAAGTAACTATTTTGCATTTTTACTTTTCTATATTAATAGTTATATATAATATCGTTTTACTATTTTCGTACTATTTATTGTGCATCATTGCTATTAACCTTATATATGGTTTAGCAAGAGTTTTTAATTCTCTTTGTTATATAATTTGAACTATAATTATTTTCTATGCATTAAAATTTCTTTCTACCGTTATAACTCAAAAAGTTGTTCTTTTATTGTTGCCTTTGGAATATGTCCCTTCAAAGTAttttttcaagaaaaagaacaaaaatgttATCGTGAACAATGTACTGAGAATTTATTTGGTCAATTTCACATTAATAGTTGCCTTTTTGTATTTTGATGCCTTAGAATATTAAGGAcaaaatactatttactccctatacttataggaaGTAAGCGTttcagtccctcgcctttcaatttcacctaaaaagtccctaaactctctaatttcaccAAATTGGTCATTGCTGTCAATTCTCTGTCAAAATgtccgttaaattgctgacgtgccATTCCTTACACgatgaaatgtctattataccctcacttaatttttcttttatatatatatatatatatatatatatctctctctctctctctctctcttctctttttctttttacctattCTTCTTCCAGTTTTCTCTCCTCATCTGTTTAtctccgtcttcttcttccaaaaatcaccagctctctctcttttttctttttttctttgaagaattcttccagctctctctcctcctctgtttatctccgtcttcttcttccaaaaaccaccagctctctctctctctctctctctctctccatcaatTCAACCACTACAATAGTACTGGCCAAAACTGAAAAATTATCAACATGCTCGCCCGTCGAGTTGCTCCTTGAACACGGCGGGCTGTTCAGCTTTTTAGGTTCTCGGATCCCAGAATTTGGGTTGGGTACAACATTTTCAGCAGATCTGCTCCACGAAAACAGTTCTGCTTCTTccgctccttctctttctcactACCCTCACTCTTCTTCTTGAACATGTCCCTCTACCGCTTCGATGCGGTCAGCACCGGAGCTATAGTTGACACCTGGGCCTCCGGTTCTGGGTCCGGGGCAGAAATCTCTTCTGAGTTGGGTCGCTGGTTCTCGTGGGCGAGGACGAGGAGGAGAGGGAGAATGACACGATCGACGAATAGAAATTTGAAATTAGCCACATAGAAACAAGGAATGAATGGTGTTAatgcttctgatgaggattacCAAGAGTTTGTTGAGGTTGATCCTACTGGAAGATATGGAAGAGTAAGCACCTATTCTCATGTTTTCATTGCCTTTATGGCGTTCTATGTTGATATTGAATTTAGGGTCTTGTTCTTGCCTCCATATGTTTGAACCCAATTTGATTATGTTCAATGCTTTTTGCAGTATAATGAAATTCTAGGCAGAGGAGCTTCAAAGACAGTGTATGATTTCAATACCCTTTTCAAGTTTATTcgaaagtttgaaactttttGATGTAAAAGTATGAATTTTGTATTCATTGTTGTGTTTTTTGGTTGTTTCAGATATAGAGCTTTTGATGAGTATGAAGGGATTGAAGTGGCATGGAACCAAGTGAAGCTGTATGAGTTTTTGAGGAACCCTAAAGACCTTGAGAGGCTCTACCGCGAAATTCATCTCCTCAAGACATTAAACCATAATCACATCATGTTGAAGAAAGATAATCTGAACTTTCCTCTATTCTCTCTAccctttttgtatttttttttgagttttgaatctttctcttctttatCGAAAGTCTGGAGATGGAGAGAGTGTTGgttgtttttggaagaagaagacggagaTAGATGGAAGAAGaataggtaaaaagaaaaaaaaatgtaaccaaaaaaaaaaaaagaaaaaaaaagagagagaaaaaaataaataaatataaaagacaaaaataagtgagggtataatagacattttagagTGTAAGGAATGCCACGTTAGCAATTTAACTGAGATTTTGACGGAGAATTGACAGCAaggaccaattgggtgaaattggagagtttatgGACTTTTTAGATAAAattgaaaggcgagggactgaaacgtctactacctataagtatagggagtaaacagtattttgtccgaATATTAATGTTCCTACGGTTGTTGCCTTAGGAAAAGTGTTGCCTTAAAATTTAGTTACAAGTAATAAGGGTTGCCTCATTGACATCTTGAGTGATGAATCAGACCTTATCTTATGGATTAGATATAACGGTTGTCTCGATACTTTAATAGTAACAAACATGGTTGCCTAGCTATTGACAACATCAATATTATTAccgcaaatatatatattattgcttACTCTGCTATTTGCTCGGACAATTGGCTCGGTATGTTGCCTTAAAGATTTTGGGTTGCCTTTCAAATATTTGTTGCCTTTCAGTCAATGTTAcctcaaaacaaataaatatatgcaCTCTTCATTCGTTGACGCCTCGATATTGTCCCTTACACTGATGCCCTGAAAAACTATCTCATTGATTGCTGCATTCGGTTTATGCTTTGAGAAAATGGACATTCAGTGTACTTCCATGAGCCTAAATAATTCAAACAAACTCAAAAATGTGGGggtcaagaaaataaaagaaacaaatggGCTCTTATATTTTTGTGATTAGATAACTAAATATCCAATGATGTTTGCTTATTGTTGAGACTATTCAAGCCTTGTAGGTCAGAGTTGATTTTGGCCAATACTCTAACAAAACCACTAAACCGAAATGTCATGGCTGACACATCGAGGGGGATGAGACTCATGCCTATATCAAAGGTCAAGAGTGATGGTAACCCAACCTATGTGAATGGAGATCTCAGGAAGTAGGTTCATATGAGTAATAACAAATCACTTGTTGGGCTGTAGTGCACTATCAATTTATTTGTTGAAGTGTCTCCCCCTATGATGTAGATCGTGCTTAACTGGAATGTGGAAGGTTGAACAAAATTGTTCTTAATGAATACCATAGCCCTTACTAAGGGTGGTGTGTTTGATTCTAGTCCACAATTGATGGATTCACCTATTTGAGTGTGGAAGTGGGACCTCTTCTTATGATACTTTGGCAAGTTCTCTGAGCACTCATGAAAATCCAAGTGCCCATGGTCAATTTGCACCAACCCGCAAAGAATAACTTGATTCCGAGGACTTAATGTGGGTGGTTAATTGCATGATTCACACTAAAGAAATTATGGTTCATAGAAAATTTAATTCTCACCAATTTTTTGTGAGTCACGGCTAGCCTATCCTATGGCTGGTTCATAGTCCAAAAGACACCGATTCAAATgcattattttctctattttccttTGGTACTTCTATCTTCATTTGCTACttcatttcatattttgaaatatgtgggggattgttggaattttatagtatttcaaaatacttgcTGTTAGTGTCCCAATCCAACTGAATTCGATCATCTTTTACATATCCATTTCTTTCATGCTGGAATTCAAATGAATATTCATATATTGATTACCATAGATTGTTTCAGTTACATGAGTTAATGGCAATAGTGGTCTGTTACATGATCATTTGAATTCAATCTTGCAATTATTTTCAATTGGATCGTTCAAAAGAAGAGTTCAAATCCATATTCAAAACTCAAATGGTCTGCTATTCTCCTTAATTCCATGAAATGGTCCTATATTGTGTCGCATTGGTGCTTGAATGGTGTCAGGTACAAGTCTTAATTGTTTCATGATTAATTTCATCTCAAACACTACTATATATACCCTCCTTGACTAGCTCATCTATAAATGCAAAAACCCAACATAGTTATATCTATATCATGTCTATGTGAGTCTCCTTgcaatgttctctatttcacCAAAGGAAAGTCTCAAAGCTGTTCTACCAATCCAagtattgtgagtgtacacATATGAGGATCAAGTTTGTTGTATCCTAGAGGGCAGGGCATGTTAACCTGATACACCAAGACTTAGTCTTCGAGGGGTGGATCTACTCTTAAGGGTAGTGACTACACGCCTTAACGTTAAACTCTTTTTGAATGATGTGTCCTCCGGAAGTCTACAAATCCAATAGATGAGTCTTATAATTCTTGTTATTTTAGTTTATTCTCacaataaaatgataattattatttgttattaatattttgtatttgtgtgattttgtaGGAGAACCAAACATAGTGTACACGTAGCATCCATCGACCACAAATAGTGTTTTGGAATCTCAAGGATCCCATTGCTGAGCCGGTTGTGTTTGATAGCCCTGTGAAGAACCAGAATTGGGGAATGATCGTAACTGGGTTTTCCATCGTTCTGCATGCTCAAAGTGGTCTTCAATGGAGTTAGAGATTCAATAACATATGCAGCTGCAGCAGCTCAAGTGCATGGATTTTGTGGTTTGATATACTTTCAGTACTCAAATTTGTCCCTAAGGTAGAGGATGTGATGACATGTGCAATTTCTATAGAGGAGATCAAGGTCGACCATGTATTTGAATGAGATCAAGGGCCTTGCATTTGACTGATGTAAACATCAATCATAATGTAATAAGTTCCTATGACCGATGATAATCTTGTCTTAATAAAGTTTGTTTAATCAAATGTTGCTTAACCGGCCATAGAACTCCAACAAACTTATTAGTAGATATCTTCTAGTAATGTGAAATTGTAACTAAGCAGCGCATCAAATTGACTGGTGTTTGTGGTTGTGTGTGTCTTGGTTTGTGCATTGCTCACTTCGAATGTGTGCTACTCACAAGCAAGTCCCGGCCGCTCTCGGGTTAGTAAGGATCTTCGTCCTCAATGAACGATCATTTGTTGTTGCTGCAACTACCATCAAGTTTGTTAATTAAATTTTAACCTGACATTTGTTTTTACAGGGGGAGGGCTTAATTATCACAATTTGATAATTAGTTGAGGGTAATTAAAGTTTGTTCGATTGCATTAAGATAAATCACTGTCATCGAGTCAACACGTCAATCCACAGTTCATTTCCAGCGTTGCCTCTTTGAGTACAGTTCATTGCTAGTAAATGAGCTTAATGCCAACACATACGTGATTCATTCCATATGATCAAGGAAATTGGCTGAACATATATACTTTCTATATATCAATGAATAAAAATACCAAACAAATAATTGGTAATCTTCTCAGTAGTATCAAGCACAATAACGAGGATTTTTTATTCTCGTTAtctaaaaacaacaacaacaacaatgctATAAGGAAAGATTTTCGAACAATTTCCGGCGCTCACTCTGCTTCTTGAACCAATATATTAAACCAGCCTCAGGAATTAAAGTGATATTCACAGCACccttaatttgaatattggagaATTCTTGAAAGGCACAAGCACACCATTTGGTCAATGTTTCATGCTCACTCCTCCTACTGCAATCCAATAACACACCTAATAACGCTCTTTCTTAATGTTGACAGTTTGTTTCGATCTCTTTGTATACTGTGTGTGAATGCTAGGGTCTGGTCCAAACtatccttgttttctttttctcttttcagcAACGATCTTTGTTTTCTTGTGTGCTTTAATAAAGGTCGAAATTTCCGAGTCCTCAAGTAAACTCATACGCTTACTAAAAAATTAACCTTAATTTGGTGAATGGTCACCAATAACTTGACAAATGTTGGATTATATTGGGTGTAGAAATATAGGGTTAGACAACCGCAAAAGTTAGGGAATAAAGTAGGCTTATGCCACGCAACAAAATACGAAATGACTTTATTCGGCCATTGATTCAAAACGTTTAAAATCTTACTTACAAATAAAAGACTaaataggtaaaaaaaaaaaggttataataagaaaaagcaaaaacaattaGGCGCGAATTATGTACTGTTAAACCGTATAAGTCAAGTCGTAAACTAAAACGCACTGTTAAACCAACTTTACAAGCGAAAAATATTTCGATTTTTCTCATACATTTGACTTGATACACGGATTTTGTGCTAATAAAAATCCACACAAGAACGAGCTGTAATTTCAGTTACGAGTAGGAATATAGGGTGTTTTACTTAATACGTGTGACTTGCGTGTGATTAAATGGTATTTAAAaaggtgaaaaaagaaaaaaagataaaaaaatctTCTTGGACCgaaagaagaggagaagaaaagaagggcGAAGACCCTTAATCTTGACGCGGCAGAGTAGAAGTGCATAAAAAAGATcgattctttttccttttagctgTGTTTCACATTCTGCAgtcttccctttcttttcttcttc
Coding sequences:
- the LOC112170777 gene encoding probable serine/threonine-protein kinase WNK9, translating into MNGVNASDEDYQEFVEVDPTGRYGRYNEILGRGASKTVYRAFDEYEGIEVAWNQVKLSELILANTLTKPLNRNVMADTSRGMRLMPISKVKSDGNPTYVNGDLRK
- the LOC121050240 gene encoding uncharacterized protein LOC121050240; translated protein: MFPRNNHIEYKYVEDPYYTYRVRNRLGDQVLIPLREAIEKVKKPSIETGKALIALETYRKIFGPESKEEGGSIVLFHHCMKLIEFFSPKENMVGMFGNLSIGDCSKKLPHQIVVSLFKKEKVKGRGPRGNEAAELEWKGLLQELTNQGKLRNCVTVCDMRSSMTGTFKEAACISMGLLISELSENPWKGKIFSFNEFPKLNEVAGDDLQSKCEFMRQMECTEKVNFGAIYNRILQIALTEKLSKEQMPKRIFVFTYSDFVAASKNNWMKNTGKHGLVTEREGFQLCRKWCFGISGTRLGSRRYLGAR